Part of the Halopenitus persicus genome is shown below.
CGGGTTCGGTTTCGGAAGCTCCCGCCGTACTCGTCGTTCCGGTCGTTCGCGACCGGCGAGAGGAACTCGTGGAGCAGATATCCGTGGGCGGCGTGCACCTCCGCGATCTCGAAGCCGGCGTCGCGTGCGCGCTCAGCCGCCGCGACGAACGCGTCGATCACGTCCGCGATGTCGTCGTGGTCCATCGTCCGCGTTCGCGGCGGCTCGGCGTCCGGGTAGGGATACGGCCCGCTCGGCGCGATCGTCTCCCAGCCGCCCTCGTCGGGACCGAGCGGATCGTGCCCCTCCCACGGGCGCGTGGTGGCGGCCTTTCGCCCGGCGTGTGCGAGCTGGATCCCGGGCGTCGCCCCCTGTGACCGAACGAACGAGGTGATCGGCTCGAGCGCCTCGGCGTGGTCGTCAGACCAGATACCCAGGTCCTGCGGGGAGATCCGGCCCCGTGGCTCGACGGCGGTCGCCTCCGTCATCACGATCCCGGCGCCGCCGACCGCTCGAGACCCGAGATGGACGCGGTGCCACTCCGTCGGGAACCCGTTCTCGGCGGAGTACTGGCACATCGGCGACACCATCACGCGGTTCCGGATCTCGGTCTCCCGAAGCGTGACCGGGGAGAACAACGATGGCATATCGGATCGACGGCCCGGGAACGGTAAGGCGATTCGATCGACGTCGGCGGGGGATCGCGACGTGGAGCCGTTGCGACGCGCGATCCCGAAGGGAGCTACGTGCGGCGGCACGCGAAGGGAGCTACGTGCGGCGGCACGCGAAGGGAGCTACGTGCGGCGGCACGCGAAGGGAGCTACGTGCGGCGGCACGCGAAGGGAGCTACGTGCGGCGGCACGCGAAGGGAAACGCCTTAATGGACTACGCGCGCAGTTTCGGTGTATGAGCAACGGCGAGGACGACCCGGACGACGCTCCCGAGGAGGCGTCGGCCGATCAGGACGTGGCCGCACCCGACCTCCCCGAGGACGTGACCGAGGAGAGCCTAACCGAGTACCTCGACGAGATCGAGGCGCTGCTGGACGACGCCGAGACGGAGGCCGACCTCGACGACGTCGGGGCGCTGCTGGACGACGCAGCCGACTCGCTCGCGGACGCCGACCTCCCGGAACCGGACGAGGAGGACGAGGACGCGGCGGACCCCCGGGAGACGCTCGAGTCCCGGATCGACGAGCTCCGGTCGGCCCTCGAGGACGCCCGCGGCCCCTACGCCGAGGACGTCGTCGACTCCATCGCGGAGGCGATCGGGACGATCGAGGACACGGAGTGGACCGACGACGGAACGACCGAGGTCGAGGACGCGGTCGAGTCGTTCGCCGCCGACGTGGCGGACGAACTTGACGTCGACGTCGAGCCCGAGACGGACGACGTCGACGCGCTCGTGTTGACCCTCGAATCGATCTCGGAGGCGGTCTCCGATGCCGGCCTCGATCCGGACGCGGACGCCGATACGATCGGCGCGCTCGTCGAGAGCGTCGGGACGCTGTCGGACGAGCTGGAGGCTGCCGAGGAATGGGACGACCTCGAGACGCACGAACAGCTGTACGCGCAGGGCTTTTACGACGTCCTCGGCCACTACAAGGACTATCCGGTCGAGTGGTCCGCGCTGAAGGTCCACGAGCAGGAGGGCAACGTCGAGATGATCCTCCTCGCGCTCGACGCCTTCCAGTCGGAGTTCATGGAGCGACACTGCCTCGAGGCGCTCCAACGGATGGGCAAACGCGCCGCGACCGACGACACGGTCGACCGGATGCTCGAGCGGGCCGGCAAACGTGACAAGCCCGCGATCCGGATCCTCGGGAAGATGGCCGCCGAGGAAGCCACCGAGACGCTGGTCGAGTACGTCGACACCGACTCGGACCCGCAGCTGCAGAAGGTGACGTTCAAGGCGCTCGGGGAGATCGGCGCGACCGAGGCCGTCCAGCCGTTGGCGAACAAGCTCGCGATGGAGAACGACCAGGTTCGCCCGTACGCGGCGCGCGCGCTCGGGCTCATCGGCGACACACGGGCGATCGAGCCCCTCGCTGAGACGCTCGAGTCCGACGACTCCGACGACGTCCGCGCCGCAGCCGCCTGGGCGCTGCGCCAGATCGGGACCGCGGACGCGCTCGAGGCGGTCGCCGACTACGCCGATGAGCGCGTCTTCATCGTCCAAACCGAGGCTGAGAAGGCCGAAACGGCACTCGAGACGGCCGCAAAGCCCGCATAGGCGGTTTCGGAAGTCACGCTTCGGCCGTTTGGGTTTCGCTGCGACTCGTTCCGATTTCGGTTCGTTGCGACTCGTTCCGATCCCGTTTCGATTCTGCTTCGATTCCGCTTCGATTTTACTCTCGCGTTGAATCCGGTCCGAGCCGGTCCGTGTACGGTGCGATCCCGGTTCGTCCGTTCGAGTGTCTCGATCGATATGCGCCGGCTCCGCCGGCCGTCCCGCGATTCCGACGTCCCGACCATCCGGAGATTTATAAGCGGAAGCGCGCCAGACGCCCCGTGCGTTCGAACGACGTCGGAACGGCTCGCCTCCGGTGGTTGTTTCGCCTCTTGGCCGTCGCGCTCCTGCTCGGTGCATCGGTCGGCGGCGTGAGCGCCCCGAGCGTCGCCGGCGCGTCCGAGCCGACGACCCTGGCCGATAGTGAGGACCAGCCGGCGGTCCCGCCGTCCGGACACACCGGAACCGCGTCGTCCGCCACCGACGCTGCTTCGTCAGTCCCCTCCGAGGAGGATTCGTCAGCCCCCGCTGACGGGAACGCGTCGGACGCGACCGGAACCCCAGCGACTGCCTCCAACGGGGTCATCGTCGAGCTGTATCCGAACCCGATCGCTGCGGGAAACGAGGGTGAGTATCTGGTCGTCGATCTCCCGGTCGCGGGGAACTGGACCCTCTCGGACGGATACTACGACACGCCGATCCCGGCGAACGTCTCCGGACGAGTGGCCCTGAGCACGGCGCCGGATGCCGCGAGCGACCACGTCGACGGACCCGTCCGCCGGCTGCCGGAACACTTCCCGCTGTCCGCGTCGGGCGACCGGATCGTCCTCGCCTACGAGGGAGAGCCGGTCGACGTCGTCGCCTACGAGCGCGCTCGGGAGGCCGAGGTCTGGAACCGGTCGTGGGAGGGGCTCCGCGGCAATGGGTGGCGGCCGTACGGGTACCAGCCGCACGAGTCCCGCGCCACCGATCCGACCGCGGGATCGACGGACCGATCCGCGGAGGTCGAGGCGTTCGTCCTT
Proteins encoded:
- a CDS encoding NADH:flavin oxidoreductase/NADH oxidase — its product is MPSLFSPVTLRETEIRNRVMVSPMCQYSAENGFPTEWHRVHLGSRAVGGAGIVMTEATAVEPRGRISPQDLGIWSDDHAEALEPITSFVRSQGATPGIQLAHAGRKAATTRPWEGHDPLGPDEGGWETIAPSGPYPYPDAEPPRTRTMDHDDIADVIDAFVAAAERARDAGFEIAEVHAAHGYLLHEFLSPVANDRNDEYGGSFRNRTRLAREVTAAVREVWPDGKPVFVRISATDWLPDREAWDLEDSIRLAPALADAGADLIDVSSGGTHPDQQVPDAGPGYQVPYAESIREETDVPVAAVGKVTEPTHADAIVRNGRADVVAVGREHLRHPQWALEAAHELGAEVEWPAQYGRARFE
- a CDS encoding HEAT repeat domain-containing protein; its protein translation is MSNGEDDPDDAPEEASADQDVAAPDLPEDVTEESLTEYLDEIEALLDDAETEADLDDVGALLDDAADSLADADLPEPDEEDEDAADPRETLESRIDELRSALEDARGPYAEDVVDSIAEAIGTIEDTEWTDDGTTEVEDAVESFAADVADELDVDVEPETDDVDALVLTLESISEAVSDAGLDPDADADTIGALVESVGTLSDELEAAEEWDDLETHEQLYAQGFYDVLGHYKDYPVEWSALKVHEQEGNVEMILLALDAFQSEFMERHCLEALQRMGKRAATDDTVDRMLERAGKRDKPAIRILGKMAAEEATETLVEYVDTDSDPQLQKVTFKALGEIGATEAVQPLANKLAMENDQVRPYAARALGLIGDTRAIEPLAETLESDDSDDVRAAAAWALRQIGTADALEAVADYADERVFIVQTEAEKAETALETAAKPA